In a single window of the Streptomyces sp. CGMCC 4.7035 genome:
- a CDS encoding LLM class F420-dependent oxidoreductase: MQLGINLGYWGAGMDADNLAVAQEADRLGYAVCWAAEAYGSDAATVLSWVAAQTERIDVGSAIFQIPARQPAMTAMTAATLDSLSGGRFRLGLGVSGPQVSEGWYGVKFDKPLSRTREYVEIVRKAMTRERLSYEGEHWTLPLPGGPGKPIKLTVHPQREHIPLYIAAIGPKNLEQTGEIADGALLIFPSADHLEETAITYLRAGREKAGKTLDGFDVCPTLPLALGDDKDVAALADTFRPYTALYIGGMGSPKQNFYNQLARRMGYEQAAAEVQEKYLSGDKQGAAAAVPHELIDRTTLLGSVDRIADRMKAYAAAGVTTLSLAPAGFTLGERIASLRAGSEALERAGLA; encoded by the coding sequence ATGCAGCTCGGGATCAACCTCGGCTACTGGGGCGCCGGAATGGACGCGGACAACCTCGCCGTGGCCCAGGAGGCCGACCGGCTCGGATACGCGGTGTGCTGGGCCGCCGAGGCCTACGGCTCCGACGCGGCCACCGTGCTGAGCTGGGTCGCCGCCCAGACCGAACGCATCGATGTCGGCTCTGCCATCTTCCAGATCCCGGCCCGTCAGCCGGCGATGACCGCGATGACCGCCGCCACCCTCGACTCGCTCTCCGGCGGCCGTTTCCGTCTCGGCCTCGGCGTCTCCGGGCCGCAGGTCTCCGAGGGCTGGTACGGCGTCAAGTTCGACAAGCCGCTGTCCCGCACCCGGGAGTACGTGGAGATCGTACGCAAGGCGATGACGCGCGAGCGGCTGTCGTACGAGGGCGAGCACTGGACCCTGCCGCTGCCCGGCGGCCCCGGCAAGCCGATCAAGCTGACCGTGCACCCCCAGCGCGAGCACATCCCGCTCTACATCGCCGCCATCGGCCCCAAGAACCTGGAGCAGACCGGCGAGATCGCCGACGGCGCGCTGCTCATCTTCCCCTCGGCCGACCACCTCGAAGAGACCGCGATCACCTATCTGCGCGCCGGGCGTGAGAAGGCCGGCAAGACCCTCGACGGCTTCGACGTCTGCCCCACGCTCCCGCTCGCGCTCGGTGACGACAAGGACGTGGCCGCGCTCGCCGACACCTTCCGCCCCTACACCGCCCTGTACATCGGCGGCATGGGCAGCCCCAAGCAGAACTTCTACAACCAGCTCGCCCGGCGCATGGGCTACGAGCAGGCGGCCGCCGAGGTCCAGGAGAAGTACCTCTCCGGCGACAAGCAGGGCGCCGCGGCCGCGGTCCCGCACGAGCTGATCGACCGGACCACCCTGCTCGGCTCCGTGGACCGCATCGCCGACCGGATGAAGGCCTACGCCGCGGCCGGCGTCACCACGCTCTCGCTGGCCCCCGCGGGCTTCACTCTGGGGGAGCGGATCGCCTCGCTCCGGGCCGGATCCGAGGCCCTGGAGCGGGCTGGGCTCGCGTAA
- a CDS encoding aldo/keto reductase, producing MEQRHLGRTGLRVSRIGLGTLTWGRDTDEHDAAEQLKVFWEAGGTLIDTADVYGDGEAEYLLGQLMDALVPRRDLVISTKAGSVPDPDRRFDGSRGHLLAALDASLARLGTDYVDVWHIHAFDPDTPLEETLQALDLAVGSGRARYAGVSNFCGWQLAKAATWQLAAPDTRTRIASTQMEYSLLQRGVEREVLPAALDLGVGLLPSSPLGRGVLTGKYRTSTPADSRGASEHMAPFVAPYLDDTASSIVDAVQTAADGLATTPLQVALAWVRDRPGVVAPIVGARNAQQLTAALSVEALSLPDEICRALDDVSAPLHRYPDHDWSTL from the coding sequence ATGGAGCAGAGGCATCTCGGCCGTACCGGCCTTCGCGTGTCCCGGATCGGACTCGGCACCCTCACCTGGGGGCGCGACACGGACGAGCACGACGCCGCGGAACAGTTGAAGGTGTTCTGGGAGGCGGGCGGAACCCTCATCGACACGGCGGACGTGTACGGGGACGGCGAGGCCGAGTATCTGCTCGGGCAGCTCATGGATGCGCTCGTGCCGCGCCGGGACCTGGTCATCTCGACGAAGGCGGGGAGCGTGCCCGACCCCGACCGCCGCTTCGACGGTTCGCGCGGCCATCTGCTCGCCGCACTGGACGCCTCGCTCGCCCGCCTCGGCACGGACTACGTCGACGTATGGCACATCCACGCCTTCGACCCCGACACCCCGCTGGAGGAGACCCTGCAGGCGCTCGACCTGGCGGTCGGCAGCGGCCGGGCACGGTACGCGGGCGTGTCCAACTTCTGCGGCTGGCAGCTCGCGAAGGCGGCGACATGGCAGCTCGCGGCGCCTGACACGCGGACCCGGATCGCCAGCACGCAGATGGAGTACTCACTGCTTCAGCGCGGTGTGGAGCGCGAGGTACTGCCGGCGGCGTTGGACCTTGGGGTGGGCCTGCTGCCGTCCTCCCCGCTGGGCCGGGGCGTGCTCACGGGCAAGTACCGCACCTCGACGCCGGCCGACTCGCGCGGGGCGTCGGAGCACATGGCCCCGTTCGTCGCACCGTACCTCGACGACACGGCGAGCAGCATCGTCGACGCGGTGCAGACGGCCGCCGACGGGCTCGCGACGACGCCGCTCCAGGTGGCGCTGGCGTGGGTCCGCGACCGGCCGGGCGTGGTCGCGCCGATCGTCGGTGCGCGCAACGCACAGCAGCTCACGGCGGCATTGTCAGTGGAGGCGCTTAGTCTTCCTGACGAGATCTGCCGGGCGCTGGACGACGTCTCGGCCCCGCTGCACCGCTATCCCGATCACGACTGGAGCACGCTGTGA